In Colias croceus chromosome 19, ilColCroc2.1, the following are encoded in one genomic region:
- the LOC123700541 gene encoding coiled-coil domain-containing glutamate-rich protein 1-like has protein sequence MSCRILISFMVMVTLTSYVAARRGSEDVEEVQEEGPLGEEQEEEFDEERPRGEEDVEEIEEEGPEREEEATEVNEVKKPRVPFQGFLNNFQEQHIYTENLPGYE, from the exons ATGTCGTGTAGAATTCTGATATCCTTCATGGTAATGGTAACACTTACcagttacgttgctgccagGAGAG GATCGGAAGACGTTGAAGAGGTTCAAGAAGAAGGTCCATTAGGTGAAGAACAAGAAGAGGAATTTGACGAGGAGCGTCCCCGTGGTGAAGAAGATGTTGAGGAAATTGAAGAAGAAGGCCCAGAACGTGAAGAAGAAGCTACGGAAGTTAACGAAGTTAAAAAACCAAGAGTGCCATTTCAgggatttttaaataatttccaaGAGCAACATATCTATACAGAAAATCTTCCGGGATATGAGTAG